Proteins from a single region of Argiope bruennichi chromosome 6, qqArgBrue1.1, whole genome shotgun sequence:
- the LOC129971388 gene encoding phagosome assembly factor 1-like isoform X1: MLELEVVPERSLGNEQWELVLGMAFSQVVHILQQQFHTIKNVQVIYSELNPLVMDLIINLSQDGIRLIFDPLTQRLKIIEVYCMNKTKLKYCGNVFCSPEVTPTLEQIDHSFGATHPGEYHSSQQVFVLNFRGLTFAFAIDPKLQPRYAHGVGSLQFGSFPVVSKMSIYSGNSLSETRAPSLPNNSFCNHCYLENLDVLREGDETIGIKLRIITEDLDSNKLLEFRKQIMTKVIKFGDSAQDVTSALGSPSKVFYKSEDKMKIHSPNSHRYRKWSCSDYFYNYFTLGIDVLFDAKSHRVKKFILHTNYPGHYNFNIYFRCNFNLPIEVKASSEPENITLVDVSDKKQIITAFTKWDEMEELLKKPLERPVVLNRASTHNATNPFGSTCCYGYQDIIFEVMPNKHLASVTLYQKKKIAKNLDV, from the exons ATGCTGGAACTGGAAGTTGTGCCAGAGCGATCACTTGGAAACGAACAATGGGAGCTGGTTTTGG gtatGGCATTTAGTCAAGTTGTTCACATCTTACAGCAACAGTTTCATACTATAAAAAATGTTCAGGTCATCTATAGTGAATTG AATCCTTTGGTAATGGATTTAATCATAAACCTTTCTCAAGATGGGATACGATTGATATTTGATCCACTTACACAGAGgctaaaa atTATAGAAGTTTATTGCAtgaacaaaactaaattaaaatattg tgGAAATGTTTTTTGCTCACCTGAAGTAACACCAACATTAGAACAAATAGATCATTCTTTTGGAGCTACACATCCAGGAG aatatcatTCTTCTCAAcaagtatttgtattaaatttccgTGGCCTCACATTTGCTTTTGCCATAGATCCCAAATTACAG CCTAGATACGCTCATGGAGTTGGAAGTCTCCAATTTGGGTCATTTCCAGTGGTCTCCAAAATGTCCATATACAGTGGCAACAGTCTTTCTGAAACCAg aGCTCCTTCTCTTCCAAACAATAGTTTCTGTAACCACTGCTACTTAGAGAATCTAGATGTACTAAGGGAAGGGGATGAAACTATAGGAATAAAGCTCCGAATTATAACTGAAG ATCTAGATTCTAATAAATTGTTGGAATTCCGCAAGCAGATCATGACAAAAGTTATTAAGTTTGGGGATTCTGCTCAG gaTGTTACAAGTGCTTTAGGATCGCCTAGTAAAGTCTTTTATAAATCTGAAGATAAGATGAAAATACATTCACCCAATTCTCACAGATATCGAAAATGGAGTTGCTCAgactatttttacaattatttcacttTAGGAATA gatGTTCTTTTTGATGCCAAAAGTCACAGagtgaaaaaatttattctccATACTAACTATCCGGGCcattataactttaatatatattttcgttGCAACTTCAATTTACCGATTGAAGTTAAAGCATCATCAGAACCAGAAAACATTACCTTAGTGGATGTCTCTGACAAGAAACAAATCATTACTGCATTTACAAAG TGGGATGAGATGGAAGAGCTGCTGAAGAAACCCCTAGAACGTCCTGTTGTTTTAAACAGGGCATCAACGCACAATGCTACAAATCCATTTGGCTCCACTTGTTGTTATGGTTATCAAGACATCATATTTGAA GTTATGCCTAACAAACATTTGGCCTCTGTTACTttgtatcaaaagaaaaagatagCCAAAAATCTGGATGTTTga
- the LOC129971388 gene encoding phagosome assembly factor 1-like isoform X2, translated as MLELEVVPERSLGNEQWELVLGMAFSQVVHILQQQFHTIKNVQVIYSELNPLVMDLIINLSQDGIRLIFDPLTQRLKIIEVYCMNKTKLKYCGNVFCSPEVTPTLEQIDHSFGATHPGEYHSSQQVFVLNFRGLTFAFAIDPKLQPRYAHGVGSLQFGSFPVVSKMSIYSGNSLSETSFCNHCYLENLDVLREGDETIGIKLRIITEDLDSNKLLEFRKQIMTKVIKFGDSAQDVTSALGSPSKVFYKSEDKMKIHSPNSHRYRKWSCSDYFYNYFTLGIDVLFDAKSHRVKKFILHTNYPGHYNFNIYFRCNFNLPIEVKASSEPENITLVDVSDKKQIITAFTKWDEMEELLKKPLERPVVLNRASTHNATNPFGSTCCYGYQDIIFEVMPNKHLASVTLYQKKKIAKNLDV; from the exons ATGCTGGAACTGGAAGTTGTGCCAGAGCGATCACTTGGAAACGAACAATGGGAGCTGGTTTTGG gtatGGCATTTAGTCAAGTTGTTCACATCTTACAGCAACAGTTTCATACTATAAAAAATGTTCAGGTCATCTATAGTGAATTG AATCCTTTGGTAATGGATTTAATCATAAACCTTTCTCAAGATGGGATACGATTGATATTTGATCCACTTACACAGAGgctaaaa atTATAGAAGTTTATTGCAtgaacaaaactaaattaaaatattg tgGAAATGTTTTTTGCTCACCTGAAGTAACACCAACATTAGAACAAATAGATCATTCTTTTGGAGCTACACATCCAGGAG aatatcatTCTTCTCAAcaagtatttgtattaaatttccgTGGCCTCACATTTGCTTTTGCCATAGATCCCAAATTACAG CCTAGATACGCTCATGGAGTTGGAAGTCTCCAATTTGGGTCATTTCCAGTGGTCTCCAAAATGTCCATATACAGTGGCAACAGTCTTTCTGAAACCAg TTTCTGTAACCACTGCTACTTAGAGAATCTAGATGTACTAAGGGAAGGGGATGAAACTATAGGAATAAAGCTCCGAATTATAACTGAAG ATCTAGATTCTAATAAATTGTTGGAATTCCGCAAGCAGATCATGACAAAAGTTATTAAGTTTGGGGATTCTGCTCAG gaTGTTACAAGTGCTTTAGGATCGCCTAGTAAAGTCTTTTATAAATCTGAAGATAAGATGAAAATACATTCACCCAATTCTCACAGATATCGAAAATGGAGTTGCTCAgactatttttacaattatttcacttTAGGAATA gatGTTCTTTTTGATGCCAAAAGTCACAGagtgaaaaaatttattctccATACTAACTATCCGGGCcattataactttaatatatattttcgttGCAACTTCAATTTACCGATTGAAGTTAAAGCATCATCAGAACCAGAAAACATTACCTTAGTGGATGTCTCTGACAAGAAACAAATCATTACTGCATTTACAAAG TGGGATGAGATGGAAGAGCTGCTGAAGAAACCCCTAGAACGTCCTGTTGTTTTAAACAGGGCATCAACGCACAATGCTACAAATCCATTTGGCTCCACTTGTTGTTATGGTTATCAAGACATCATATTTGAA GTTATGCCTAACAAACATTTGGCCTCTGTTACTttgtatcaaaagaaaaagatagCCAAAAATCTGGATGTTTga